A stretch of DNA from Equus asinus isolate D_3611 breed Donkey chromosome 20, EquAss-T2T_v2, whole genome shotgun sequence:
CCTGGCGGCGGCCTTTTATGCGGCTTCCAATTTTGTTGCCAAAGGGAACAGTCTTGTGTGTGAGGGAACACACGGGCTCAGTAGTTTGTGCCGGCCTTGACACAATCTCATCTTCACCGATGTCGATGATGGTGCCCACAGCCTGATGTGTGGGGTACAGAATTGTAACGCTGTCGAAACGCACAAGCCCAAGAGCCTCTTCTGCTAAGATAAGGGCCCTGACGGGGGAGGAGCGGGTCCTGGAGGAGTGGGAATACTGGGCAGAAAGATGAGTCTGAGAACTTTGAACCCATAACACCCCTTGTCCGAAAGACCTGGCCTTTCCACGTGTGCTATCGGGATATATAAGACAGATATTTGGTGATTCCTGGAACAgagcttctttttttgtttgtttgtttttgaggaagattagtcctgagctaactgctgccaatcctcctcttttttgctgaggaagactggccctgagctaacatccgtgcccatcttcctctactttctatgtgggatgccatcacagcatggcttgccaagcggtgccatgtccacacccgggatccgaaccagcgaactgggggccgccaaagtggaacgtgggaacttaacctctgtgccacccgGCAGGGCCCCATGGAACCGGGCTTCTAAAAACCTGAGTGAAAGGGGTAACAGGGGCAAGAATTGTTACACTATTTGGCTCTAGTCCCTGGTTCCTGGCTGAGAGCTCCTAAAATTCTCGGAATTTTCCGAGTGATAGTGATGAGAGGAACATCTTCTGTAATTCATAATAAGCCTGGTCAACGAAGCacgagtttatgctaatgaggcgACTCTCGGAGGCGGGCTGTTGCCCCCAGGAACCAACCAGGGGATTAGAGGGATGGTCGGCCCCCACCTCCATCCGGGGACCGAGAGGGGTGGGGCTTGAGTTCAATCCCCAGTGGCCAATGGTTCCGTCAGTCATGCCTGCGGAATGAAACCTCCATAGAAACCCCAAAGAACAATATCTGGAGACTTTCAGGCCGGTCAACGCATCCACGTGCCTGGGGGTGACACAGCCCaactccacggggacagaagcCCTTGTGCTCAGGACCCTTGCCACGTCGCCTTCTGCACGTCTTCCTCTGGCTGtccatctgtatcctttatcacatcctttAGAATAAACTGATGaggtgccggcccggtggcgcagcggttaagttcgcaagttccgtttggcagcccggggtttgcgggttcagatcccgggtgtggacatggcaccacttgtcaagccatgctgtggtaggcgtcccacatataaagtagaggaagatgggctcggatgttagctcggggtcagtcttcctcagcaaaaagaggaggattggcagcacataatacctcagggctaatcttcctcaaaaaaataaacaagtacgCAGTCCTCTTTCCGCGGCTTATTTTGCTCCGACTCGCGGCCGCGCGCACGCCGCGAAGTGACGTGAACAGGCCCCGCGCGACCCACCACGCCGCAGCCGTTTCGGAGCTCCGGACTCCAAAATGGCAGAGCAACTTTCTCCAGGAAAGATGACAGAGCAGGCGTGCACCTTCCTCTTCAAAAAGCCTGGGCGGAAAGGGGCTGCAGGCCGCAGAAAGCGCCCAGTCCGCGACCAAGAGCGCggagacagcagcagcagcagcggcgaagaaggcagcactgtggtTCGCCCGGAAAAGAGGGCGACCCACAATCCGATGATGCGGAAGACCCGTGGCAGTGGTAAACAGAAGGCGGCTTACGGGGACTTGAGCagcgaggaagaggaggagaaggagcccGAGACTCTCGGCGTGGTCTATAAGTCCACCCGCTCGGCGAAACCCGTGGGGCCAGAGGATATGGGGGCGACTGCTGTCTACGCGCTAGACGCAGAGAAGGAGCGCGACGCACAAGCCATCTTTGAGCGCAGCCAGAAGATCCAGGAGGAGCTGAGGGGCAAGGAAGATGACAAGATCTATCGGGGAATCAACAATTATCAGAAATACATGAAGCCCAAGGATACGTCTATGGGCAATGCGTCCTCCGGGATGGTGAGGAAAGGCCCCATCCGAGCTCCCGAGCATCTACGCGCCACCGTGCGCTGGGATTACCAGCCCGACATTTGTAAGGACTACAAGGAGACTGGCTTTTGCGGCTTCGGAGACAGCTGCAAATTCCTCCATGATCGTTCAGATTACAAGCATGGGTGGCAGATCGAACGTGAGCTTGATGAGGGTCGCTATGGTGTCTATGAGGACGAAAACTATGAAGTGGGCAGCGATGATGAGGAAATACCATTCAAGTGTTCCATCTGTTGTCAGACCTTCCAAAACCCAGTTGTCACCAAGTGCAGGCATTATTTCTGCGAGAGCTGTGCACTGCAGCAGTTCCGCACCACCCCGCGCTGCTATGTCTGTGACCAGCAAACCAATGGCATCTTCAATCCAGCGAAAGAATTGATCACTAAACTGGAGAAGCATCGAGCTGCGGAAGAGGGCGGTGCTTCCGATTTCCCAGAAGACCCCGATGAGGGTCCAATTCCCATTACTTAGTTTTCCCATTATTCTcaaatctcaaaataaatattttgttttggaaatctcaaaaaaaaataaaaataaaaaaataaaataaaataaacgaGACCTAGGTAAATGTTTCTGTAAGTTTTGGGAGCCTCTGTAGCAAATTATTGAATCTGAGAAGGGGGGTCATAGCAACCCCCCATTCAGAGCGGTCGGTCAGAAATAGAGGTGACAAACAGGGACttgagattggcatctgaagtgggggacagtcttgtgggaccgaGTCCtcaacctgtggggtctgcactaactccgGGTAGTCAATGTGAGAACTGAATTGAACTGTAGGACACCAAGTTGGTGTCCACAGAaaattggagaattgcttggtgtggaacCTCACATTGGGTGTCAGAAGAGCTGTGAGTAGAGAAACAGTTTCTTTCACTGTGcgttaaaaaaaaacttttaggggctggccccatggctgagtggttgagttcgcgcactccgctgcaggcggcccagtgtttcgttggttcgaatcctgggcgcggacatagcactgctcatcaaaccacgctgaggcagcgtccctcatgccacaactagaaggacccacaatgaagaatatacagct
This window harbors:
- the LOC123275574 gene encoding E3 ubiquitin-protein ligase RNF113A-like; this encodes MAEQLSPGKMTEQACTFLFKKPGRKGAAGRRKRPVRDQERGDSSSSSGEEGSTVVRPEKRATHNPMMRKTRGSGKQKAAYGDLSSEEEEEKEPETLGVVYKSTRSAKPVGPEDMGATAVYALDAEKERDAQAIFERSQKIQEELRGKEDDKIYRGINNYQKYMKPKDTSMGNASSGMVRKGPIRAPEHLRATVRWDYQPDICKDYKETGFCGFGDSCKFLHDRSDYKHGWQIERELDEGRYGVYEDENYEVGSDDEEIPFKCSICCQTFQNPVVTKCRHYFCESCALQQFRTTPRCYVCDQQTNGIFNPAKELITKLEKHRAAEEGGASDFPEDPDEGPIPIT